From the Streptococcus halotolerans genome, the window AAATAGGAGGTATTCAAAATGAATACAAATACACTAGAACAGTTTGAAAATATAGAAGCAGAAATGCTTTCAAATATCGAAGGTGGAAAGAATAATTGGGCTAGTAATGTTCTTAGGCTTGATGGCTCAATTTCAGCTGGATATGCTTTAGGTGCTGCAATTTGTTCCGGAACAGTTGTTGCTACGCCAGCATGTGGATATATTGGTGCAAAAGTAATTGGATCTGCATGGGCTGCAGCTACTAGTGCAACAGGTGGATTTTAAAAAGGAGACGATTTGATGAGTGAAGAATTTTTGACTATCGATGAAGCAGCTCTGGGAGTAATCACTGGAGGAAACAAAGCAGGGGATGTTGTCATATCAGCGACAGGTTGTGCGGCTACTGGCATAAAGTATGAAAAGTCTTTTGGTGTATGGGGAGCAGTAGTTGGTGGTGTAGGTGGAGCAGTCATCTGTGGTGGACTGACCTATGCTGCAAATTAATGAATTAAGTATCGTCGCTCTGTTTATTGTTAATTTTTTGAGAATTATTTATTCACTGATTAATGGCAAGAGTAACAACCTTATTATTCCACTAGTAGCCCTAGCAACCTCTTTAGGGTATTTGGGAGGACATAATCGCTTTCTTTTATTATTGACACTAATGTTTTCACTTTTATCATTATTTGATATTAAAAATGATTGGTAGTGTCAAGTAAGTTGTGTAAATGATAGCGTAAGTTATGATTGATTAAATTAAACAAGATAATCTAAAAATTAAAAAAGATATAGAGAATCAGGGATATTCTGGCTTAGCATGGTTAAGTAACGACTTGTCCTTTTATCTTTTAACATATCAATACAGAGCTCTTAAAGAAGTCATAGAGTTTGCGAGGAAAATTGTTAAAGGACCTCATAAAGAAAGAGGTAAATTAGCTACTTTACAGATGTTAGCTATGTCTTTATTTCAGCTTAAGTAATAGTCATAGAAAATCGGTTATGAGATAAATCGATCTATAATGGAGGATGTAAATTTGAGTATCGTTAAATGGTTTTCAGGAGGGAAGGAGCGAAAAAATAAGGCTTCAGAATTAATTCAGGATTTAATTTTAGATTTAAAAAACAGTCCTAATACTAAGCAATTAGAACAATTACTTGTGTCCTATAAAAAGGAACTAGATGAGGAAAAATCATCTATCCCTTTTATCTTAAGTCGATTAAATGTATCAGTCTCAAAAATGATAAGTGAAAACAATATTTCTTTGACAAAGAATCAGGCTGATATTTTAAAGAAAATAAGGACTTTATCGCACATTCGTTATGGATATTAATAGTAGCAGCTGGAACGCGGAATGTTCCACCAAAGACACATATCTAAAATGCTTTCAGGTATTGAAGACAGAAAAATAACTGGCAAGTTTATGTCTTGGGTGCCTTGGTTTCAAGTAGTGTCTATATAGCATATAAGGCAAATTAAATGACTTACACAGTTTTTATAGTTTTATCATCTTCTATAATTGTTTTTACGACTAGTCATGCTATTTATAGAAAAAAGTTCATCATCTAACACCTTTTTATTCTTTTTAGTTTTCTATCAACTATCGTTATCAAAACAAACGACAAATATGTTATCAATTGTTACTTTATTAGCCTCTTTACTCGTTTATTTTGATAAAAAAGATTGAAAAGTGGATGACACGCCTGCGGAAGAAGATAATGTTCTTGTCAAGATTTTCCAAAATTCCAAATGGTCTTCTTATCATCTTAAACGGTAAATGTTTACCATTCAGGAAAGTTAAATGACTGTTTAGGATTTTGTTAACAAATCCTGTTTATTGGTGATATACTTATGGAACAAGACAAAATGAGTGTATAGGAGATAAATCAATGACTAATGATAGCGAACAAATGTTGATTAGGATTTATGATCTGATTTTAGACCCATCAGTCAGTCAGGAAGAAAGAGATATTTTACGAGCCTTTATGTCCGAATTGGAACGTGGTAGTGACTACCAAATTAGTGTGATGCGGCTTGCGGAGGATTTGCGACAGCTGTCAGTAAACAAGCTTAAAGACTATAAAAAATTATCTCCAAATGTTGCCAGACTTTATCGTGAGATTGCCTATCGTGGTGAAAAATACTCAAATATCGCCAAGGGATTGATGAGCATAGGTTTATGGGGGCTTGGTAAATAATTTTAGGAGATTTCAGGTGGCGATTTTATATAGAAATGAACCTGTTTTGATTTGGAAAGTTAATCGAATGGAACCTTATCCAGACTGGGTTCAAGAAGCTTTTGATAAAAACATCATGGTTTGGGTTGATAATCATGTGAGGATTTTGATGGCTGCTTTACAACCATCAGCCATTGAAAATGCTAAAACAGGCGCTGTTGGTACGATGGCAGGTGGATTTGGTGGTTACGGGATGTATGTCTTGGCCTATCCAGGTGATTATCTTGATGTCACCAATCATCGTGTCATTTCTGAAAAAACGTTTCAAAAAGAATACCAACTCGTTGAAGAAGGGGAAACTAATGATGGAGAATTTAAAGACAGAATTGCAAGATAAATTGGTGAAAGTGATGAACGATCATCAGGTATAAGAAGAACATGAGTTATACCTATTAGTTGAGAATTGTGCATCTGAGTTAGAGAAGGCCAAAACGAAGCGCGATTTTTCGGCAATTGCAGCGCGGCTTAGCCAATCGATTTCTCTGTATCTGATTTGTCATCGTTATGAAGCCCCTAAGTCGGTTGTTGATTTTGGATCTTGGTTGGCTAAATATCCTAGTGTTGAGCGCGGTCATCTAGCGGCACCACAGATGTTGGCTCAGTCATTAGCTAG encodes:
- a CDS encoding Blp family class II bacteriocin, giving the protein MNTNTLEQFENIEAEMLSNIEGGKNNWASNVLRLDGSISAGYALGAAICSGTVVATPACGYIGAKVIGSAWAAATSATGGF
- a CDS encoding Blp family class II bacteriocin, yielding MSEEFLTIDEAALGVITGGNKAGDVVISATGCAATGIKYEKSFGVWGAVVGGVGGAVICGGLTYAAN
- a CDS encoding bacteriocin immunity protein, which codes for MSIVKWFSGGKERKNKASELIQDLILDLKNSPNTKQLEQLLVSYKKELDEEKSSIPFILSRLNVSVSKMISENNISLTKNQADILKKIRTLSHIRYGY
- a CDS encoding bacteriocin immunity protein produces the protein MTNDSEQMLIRIYDLILDPSVSQEERDILRAFMSELERGSDYQISVMRLAEDLRQLSVNKLKDYKKLSPNVARLYREIAYRGEKYSNIAKGLMSIGLWGLGK
- a CDS encoding role in replication, yielding MAILYRNEPVLIWKVNRMEPYPDWVQEAFDKNIMVWVDNHVRILMAALQPSAIENAKTGAVGTMAGGFGGYGMYVLAYPGDYLDVTNHRVISEKTFQKEYQLVEEGETNDGEFKDRIAR